The DNA region CAGGGGGACCTCGTGGTCCAGGTCCACGCGCCACTCCACGGACCGGGCGTCCATCTCCGTGGCCAGCAGGGCGGCGGCGTTGGAGAGGAGGTTGTTCACGGAGCAGCCCTGCCGCGAGAGGTTGACCGGCTTGAGGTAGTCGCGGATGCGGTTGAGGAGCTCCTCCAGTCGGGCGGACTCTCGCAGGATGATGTCCAGCTCCGGGGCCGGGGTCTTCTGGTTCAGGCGGCGCGCGAACCCGGCGATGGACATGAGCGGGTTGCGGATCTCATGGGCCACCTCGGCCGAGATGGAGCCCAGGGTCTTGAGCTTGGCGCTTTGCACCAGGGCCTGCTCCAGAAAGACGCGGTCGGTGATGTCCATGAACACGCCTTCCACACGGCGGCCCGCGCCGTTGGCGCGGTCATCCGGATCGCAGGGGAGTTCGGTGATGGAGCGGGCAATGCCGTGGACGATGTGGCCCTTGCGGTGGATGAGCCGGCACTCCACGGAGAAGGGGCTGCCCTCGTCAAAGGCCTTGCGCAGGGTGCTGCGTATTGCGCGGCGGTCCTCCGGGTGGATGAGGTAGCCGAGCCAGTTGCGCCGGGCCATGGCCTCTTCCGGGGAGTAGCCCAGAAAGTGCGTGACCGACTGGTTGATGAACTCCAGGGTGAGGTCCGGCCGGATGGAGAAGACGATGAGCGGGATGCTCTGCAAGAGCAGGGAGTGGCGGTACTCGGCGCGGTGGATGCGGGCCTTGAGCCGGCGGCGCTGCCTGATCCGCTCCAGGAGCATGCCCAGGTCCTGCTCTTGCACGGGGGTGGGCAGGAAGTCGCAGGCGCCGATCTGCATGGCGCGGACCAAGGTATCGGACGACTCCGGATCGCCCATGAAGACCACGTCCTCAACGCTCTGGCTGTCGAGCAGGGAGGTGGCGAGGTCGAGCCCACCGACCTCCTGCAGGTGGAGATTGATGAAGGCCAGGGAGTAGCGCTCGCCGTTCATGGACTCGACCAGGTGATCTGGCTGGGCGCACGTCTGCGTGACAAAGCCGGTGCGCTCCAGCTGCATGGCGAGGCTGTCGCATGTGGCGCGGTCGTTGTCGACAACGAGGGCGCGCGAGAGGTCGGGATCAAAAGGACACGGCTGCATGAATGGGTTCCGGACTCGCGTTCCGTGTAGGATACGGCTTGATTTTTTGTACCTAATCTTTTTGGAAATGGGATGCAACATCTATAATATTTTAAAATCGTTATGTTTTTCGGTGCATAGTTCTGAACGCAAGGAACGATGGGATATGCAATGGTCTTGGTGGAAGGTTTGATTTCTGGTACGGAGAAGAGCTAACTGTCGCCGCACACTGATAAAGGAGCAGCAGCCATGCCATACAAAGGACTGGAAACCATCGCCCTGCACGCCGGCTATACGCCGGATTCGGAGACTCTTTCCCGGGCCGTGCCCATATACCAGACCACGAGCTTCATGTTCCGCAACACGGAGCACGCGGCCAAGCTCTTCGCCCTGGAGGAACCGGGTTTCATCTACACGCGGATCATGAACCCGACCACAGATGTGCTGGAGAAGCGACTGGCCGCGCTGCACGGAGCGCCGGC from Oceanidesulfovibrio marinus includes:
- a CDS encoding diguanylate cyclase domain-containing protein, whose amino-acid sequence is MQPCPFDPDLSRALVVDNDRATCDSLAMQLERTGFVTQTCAQPDHLVESMNGERYSLAFINLHLQEVGGLDLATSLLDSQSVEDVVFMGDPESSDTLVRAMQIGACDFLPTPVQEQDLGMLLERIRQRRRLKARIHRAEYRHSLLLQSIPLIVFSIRPDLTLEFINQSVTHFLGYSPEEAMARRNWLGYLIHPEDRRAIRSTLRKAFDEGSPFSVECRLIHRKGHIVHGIARSITELPCDPDDRANGAGRRVEGVFMDITDRVFLEQALVQSAKLKTLGSISAEVAHEIRNPLMSIAGFARRLNQKTPAPELDIILRESARLEELLNRIRDYLKPVNLSRQGCSVNNLLSNAAALLATEMDARSVEWRVDLDHEVPLAMADPDALTQVVIDLVRHALANLADGGYVNIQSASSERNVLVKISYLQCAPVSDPDRLFLPFEEDTDVHGMPLCSRLVRNMGGVLDFDQTLGKRSIATFTVSMSKVDTAPAPLEGSFVEDGASTVAAEELRHCFEPRSGVLSRQLFDDVFARTVRASNRAKQSLGVIVIEVDGIGVHSTHNGQFHAKKSLDHVASALAQELQQLPCNILARYGDHEYVAILPDTLQDEAATLGETLRQAVHDLAIPVAGPEDSRTLEVHIGVSAFTPTSSTSPEEYIAQAYHALDTAAGREERRAPMGSGISA